A stretch of Cicer arietinum cultivar CDC Frontier isolate Library 1 chromosome 5, Cicar.CDCFrontier_v2.0, whole genome shotgun sequence DNA encodes these proteins:
- the LOC101511446 gene encoding ETHYLENE INSENSITIVE 3-like 1 protein, whose amino-acid sequence MMMMFEEMGTPVDMDMFSAPLGEGNVTARQTEPEAMVDDDYSDEEIDVYELERRMWRDKMRLKRLKEQIKPKEEFDAAKQRQSQEQARRKKMSRAQDGILKYMLKMMEVCKAQGFVYGIIPEKGKPVTGASDNLREWWKNKVRFDRNGPAAIAKYQSDNAIQGANDGCNSIGPTPHTLQELQDTTLGSLLSALMQHCDPPQRRFPLEKGIPPPWWPTGNEEWWPQIGLPKDQGPPPYKKPHDLKKAWKVGVLTAVIKHISPDIAKIRKLVRQSKCLQDKMTAKESTTWLAIINQEEALARVLYPNFIPPFASVGGSGSFSTNDGNEYDVEGGEDEPNFDVEERKPETLLHPSSNIGMERMRLRLPPVPHSSFPMKGEAAIATTNFDFMRKRKMSGEFNTRMDQKIFTCEHSHCPYSEVRLGFQDRISRDNHQLNCPYRASSSDYAGPSYHVNEVKPVIFPQSFVQSKPTAQSVNMVPPSIDLTGLGVPEDGQKMIGDLMTGYDTNVQGNNRVAAVENPNLPQPNIQPQQGSFYRSQGIVMGGNLFQETSMSNNHHMFARDEGQFDRFKALNSPFENHHNHNHNNNYHLMFGSHCDLTSFDFKDDMHGVGVDGLQKQPDISIWYQ is encoded by the coding sequence atgatgatgatgtttgaaGAGATGGGCACACCTGTTGATATGGATATGTTTTCTGCTCCCCTAGGAGAGGGGAATGTTACCGCCCGGCAAACTGAGCCTGAGGCGATGGTTGACGATGATTATAGCGACGAAGAAATTGACGTTTATGAGCTTGAGAGGAGGATGTGGAGGGACAAAATGCGTCTCAAGCGATTGAAGGAACAGATCAAACCAAAGGAAGAGTTTGATGCAGCAAAGCAGAGGCAATCACAAGAACAGGCAAGGAGGAAAAAGATGTCAAGGGCTCAAGATGGAATTTTGAAGTACATGCTGAAAATGATGGAGGTTTGTAAGGCCCAAGGATTTGTTTACGGGATAATTCCTGAGAAAGGAAAGCCTGTGACAGGGGCATCAGACAATCTCCGCGAATGGTGGAAGAATAAGGTTAGGTTCGACCGCAACGGGCCAGCTGCCATAGCCAAGTACCAATCTGATAATGCAATTCAAGGGGCTAACGATGGATGCAATTCTATCGGTCCAACCCCTCACACTTTACAAGAGCTGCAGGACACAACCTTGGGTTCTCTGTTATCAGCACTGATGCAACATTGTGATCCCCCTCAGAGGCGGTTTCCATTGGAAAAGGGGATTCCTCCTCCATGGTGGCCAACAGGGAACGAAGAATGGTGGCCTCAAATCGGTTTACCCAAAGATCAAGGTCCTCCACCTTACAAGAAACCTCATGACCTCAAAAAGGCGTGGAAGGTTGGAGTTCTGACTGCTGTTATCAAGCACATATCTCCGGACATTGCCAAAATTCGGAAGCTTGTGAGACAATCCAAATGCCTTCAAGACAAAATGACTGCCAAGGAAAGTACAACATGGCTTGCCATCATCAATCAAGAGGAAGCGTTAGCACGAGTGCTTTACCCCAATTTCATCCCTCCATTCGCCTCAGTTGGAGGAAGTGGATCTTTTTCCACCAATGATGGCAATGAGTATGATGTTGAAGGTGGAGAGGATGAACCAAATTTTGACGTGGAGGAGCGGAAACCTGAGACTCTTCTTCATCCGTCATCCAATATTGGGATGGAGAGAATGAGGCTAAGACTTCCACCCGTACCACATTCTTCTTTCCCAATGAAAGGAGAGGCTGCAATTGCAACAACAAACTTTGATTTCATGCGGAAGAGGAAGATGTCCGGCGAGTTTAACACGAGGATGGATCAGAAAATCTTCACTTGTGAACACTCTCATTGTCCTTATAGCGAAGTTCGGCTTGGGTTTCAAGACAGAATTTCTAGGGACAATCATCAATTGAATTGTCCATATAGAGCCAGCTCCTCAGATTATGCAGGTCCAAGTTATCATGTTAATGAGGTTAAACCAGTCATATTTCCTCAGTCCTTTGTTCAATCGAAACCTACTGCTCAATCGGTTAATATGGTTCCGCCTTCGATTGATCTAACAGGACTTGGAGTTCCCGAAGACGGTCAGAAAATGATCGGTGACCTTATGACAGGCTATGATACAAATGTTCAAGGCAACAACCGTGTAGCTGCTGTAGAGAATCCAAACTTACCGCAACCTAACATTCAGCCGCAGCAGGGCAGTTTCTACCGCAGTCAAGGAATTGTGATGGGAGGAAACTTGTTTCAAGAAACCAGCATGTCCAATAACCATCACATGTTTGCAAGAGATGAAGGTCAATTCGACCGGTTCAAAGCTTTGAATTCACCCTTTGAGAACcatcacaatcacaatcacAACAATAATTATCATTTAATGTTTGGGTCCCATTGTGATTTGACATCCTTTGATTTTAAGGATGATATGCATGGAGTAGGGGTGGATGGTCTTCAGAAACAGCCAGATATTTCAATATGGTACCAGTGA